The Impatiens glandulifera chromosome 8, dImpGla2.1, whole genome shotgun sequence genome includes a window with the following:
- the LOC124912502 gene encoding NDR1/HIN1-like protein 26 has translation MHHNEIPIHNNTPDYNRQVGKSHSAKRYIERAHETLTTRVFKLICATFIGLLIIVGIITFILWLSLRPHRPKFNLQDFSISGFDQVEVFEGAQVIFDVTARNPNQNMGYSYDAIQVVLSYQDQDIGSTTVLSPFFQEKKNITLLHGVLSGKNLTINNQRWMQFQADRAKGVVIFRLDFMSAIRFKLWSWNSRRHKVHANCEIGVGPDGMVLASYKDKKFRVYFT, from the exons ATGCATCATAATGAAATACCTATCCATAACAATACCCCCGACTACAATCGACAAGTCGGCAAATCCCATTCAGCAAAAAGGTACATAGAACGGGCTCATGAAACACTCACAACTAGGGTTTTCAAATTGATATGTGCCACATTCATTGGGCTTCTTATCATTGTCGGTATCATAACATTCATCCTATGGCTCAGTCTTCGTCCCCACCGGCCCAAGTTCAATTTACAAGACTTTAGCATTTCAGGCTTCGATCAAGTCGAGGTGTTCGAGGGCGCTCAAGTGATCTTCGATGTCACTGCTCGTAACCCTAATCAGAATATGGGGTATTCCTATGATGCCAttcag GTAGTGTTGTCGTATCAAGACCAGGACATTGGATCCACCACTGTGTTATCTCCCTTCTtccaagagaagaagaatataACGTTGCTTCACGGTGTGCTGAGCGGGAAAAACCTAACGATTAACAATCAACGGTGGATGCAATTCCAGGCAGACCGGGCAAAAGGTGTAGTGATATTTAGGCTCGATTTCATGTCGGCGATCCGCTTCAAGCTCTGGTCGTGGAACAGCCGACGACACAAGGTGCATGCTAATTGCGAGATCGGAGTAGGTCCCGATGGAATGGTTTTGGCGAGTTACAAGGACAAGAAATTCCGTGTTTATTTCACTTGA
- the LOC124911999 gene encoding anthocyanidin reductase ((2S)-flavan-3-ol-forming) — translation MEVHPVGNKTACVIGGTGFVAALLVKLLLQKGYSVNTTVRDPDNQTKTSHLLELQKLGSLKIFKADLTDEHSFDAPIAGCDYVFHVATPVNFASQDPENDMIKPAIKGVLNVLNACSNAKTVKRVILTSSAAAVSVNEQTGTGLIMDETHWTDAEFLASAKPPTWGYLLSKTLAEKAAWKFAEETPNLDLITIIPTLMAGHSLTEEIPSSIRIATALITGNEFLINGLKGMQMLSGSISITHVEDVCLAHIYLAEKESATGRYICCASNTSLPELAKFLNNRYPEYKVPTEFGDFPSKSKLILSSEKLTKEGFVFKYGIEDVYDHTIDYFKEKGVLKN, via the exons ATGGAAGTTCACCCTGTCGGAAACAAGACGGCGTGTGTCATCGGCGGCACCGGTTTCGTGGCGGCTTTGCTAGTCAAACTCCTCCTTCAGAAGGGTTACTCCGTCAACACTACCGTTAGAGACCCtg ATAATCAGACAAAAACATCCCATCTGTTAGAACTTCAGAAATTGGGTTCCTTAAAAATCTTCAAAGCTGATCTAACAGATGAACATAGTTTCGATGCTCCAATCGCTGGCTGCGATTACGTTTTCCATGTCGCCACGCCAGTTAACTTTGCTTCTCAAGACCCAGAG AACGACATGATTAAACCGGCAATCAAAGGAGTTTTAAACGTGCTAAACGCCTGTTCGAATGCGAAAACTGTAAAACGCGTAATCTTAACATCATCAGCAGCTGCAGTTTCTGTAAATGAACAAACAGGAACCGGTTTAATCATGGATGAAACTCATTGGACTGATGCAGAATTCTTAGCATCTGCTAAACCTCCAACTTGG GGATATCTTCTATCCAAAACACTAGCAGAGAAAGCTGCATGGAAATTTGCTGAAGAAACCCCAAATCTCGATCTAATAACCATAATCCCCACCTTAATGGCTGGTCATTCTCTAACTGAAGAAATCCCCTCCAGCATCCGTATCGCCACCGCCTTAATCACAG GAAATGAGTTCTTGATTAATGGGTTGAAAGGAATGCAAATGCTTTCTGGGTCTATATCAATAACCCATGTTGAAGATGTTTGTCTTGCTCATATATATTTGGCTGAGAAAGAATCGGCTACTGGTCGGTATATTTGCTGTGCGTCTAACACTAGCTTACCGGAGCTTGCTAAGTTCTTGAACAATCGATATCCTGAGTACAAGGTTCCGACAGA GTTTGGGGATTTTCCGTCGAAATCGAAGTTGATATTGTCGTCTGAAAAGCTTACTAAGGAAGGGTTTGTCTTTAAGTATGGGATTGAAGATGTTTATGATCATACCATTGATTACTTTAAGGAGAAAGGGGTTTTGAAGAATTAA